In a genomic window of Sus scrofa isolate TJ Tabasco breed Duroc chromosome 4, Sscrofa11.1, whole genome shotgun sequence:
- the GJA5 gene encoding gap junction alpha-5 protein — MGDWSFLGEFLEEVHKHSTVIGKVWLTVLFIFRMLVLGTAAESSWGDEQADFQCDTMQPGCENVCYDQAFPISHIRYWVLQIIFVSTPSLVYMGHAMHTVRVQEKRKLREAERAKEVRGAGSYEYPVAEKTELSCWEEVNGRIVLQGTLLNTYVFSILIRTTMEVAFIVGQYLLYGIFLDTLHVCRRSPCPHPVNCYVSRPTEKNVFIVFMLAVAGLSLFLSLAELYHLGWKKIRQRFVKSQQGLAECQLPSPSAGMVQSCTPPPDFSQCLENGPGEKFFSPFSNKVASQQNTDNLATEQVRGQEQIPGEGFIHIRYAQKSEVPNESAPGHRLPHGYQSDKRRLSKASSKARSDDLSV, encoded by the coding sequence atgggagaCTGGAGCTTCCTGGGAGAATTCCTGGAGGAGGTGCACAAGCACTCCACAGTGATCGGCAAGGTCTGGCTCACCGTCCTCTTCATATTCCGCATGCTGGTGCTGGGCACGGCTGCCGAGTCATCCTGGGGCGATGAGCAGGCTGATTTCCAGTGTGATACGATGCAACCTGGTTGCGAGAACGTGTGCTACGACCAAGCCTTCCCCATCTCCCACATTCGCTATTGGGTGCTGCAGATCATctttgtctccacaccctctctggtgTACATGGGCCATGCCATGCACACGGTGCGTGTGCAGGAGAAGCGGAAGCTCCGGGAAGCCGAGAGGGCCAAAGAGGTTCGGGGCGCTGGCTCTTACGAGTACCCAGTGGCTGAGAAGACAGAGCTGTCCTGCTGGGAAGAAGTGAACGGAAGGATTGTCCTGCAGGGCACGCTGCTCAACACCTATGTCTTCAGCATCCTGATCCGCACCACCATGGAGGTGGCCTTCATCGTGGGCCAGTACCTCCTCTACGGGATCTTCCTGGACACCCTGCACGTCTGCCGCAGGAGCCCCTGCCCGCATCCTGTCAACTGTTACGTCTCCCGGCCCACGGAGAAGAATGTCTTCATTGTCTTTATGCTGGCTGTGGCCGGACTGTCCCTTTTCCTCAGCCTTGCTGAACTCTACCACCTGGGCTGGAAAAAGATCAGACAGCGATTTGTCAAGTCGCAGCAGGGCCTGGCTGAGTGCCAGCTTCCCAGTCCCTCTGCAGGTATGGTCCAGAGCTGCACACCACCCCCCGACTTCAGTCAGTGCCTGGAGAATGGCCCTGGGGAGAAATTCTTCAGTCCATTCAGTAACAAGGTGGCCTCCCAGCAGAACACAGATAACCTGGCCACTGAGCAAGTGCGAGGCCAGGAGCAGATTCCAGGAGAGGGTTTCATTCACATCCGTTATGCCCAGAAGTCCGAGGTACCCAATGAAAGTGCCCCAGGTCACCGCCTCCCCCATGGCTACCAGAGTGACAAGCGCCGTCTCAGCAAGGCCAGCAGCAAGGCCAGGTCAGACGACCTATCGGTGTGA